The DNA region GCCGGCGCATTGGCGGGCTGCGGCGGCTCGAACCGGGTGAGGCGCACCGCGGGGTCGGGCGTCGCTCCGACCGTCGTGCCGCGCGAAAGATAAGCGATGTACGCGACCATCGCGATCATTTCGCGGCTGGAGTAGGCCGGCGGCTTGCCGTTCATGCTGTAGAGAAAACACTCCGCCAAGCGATCCTGCAGTGCGATCACGCGATGCGAACGGGTATTCCATTGCGGAAACTGTCCGTAGATGCCGACGAAGCTGCCGCCCTTCGGCTTCGTTCCGCCCGCGATGTGACAGGCTGCGCAATCCATGTTGGCAACGACGTTCGCGCGCATGTGCGCCCGCGTGTTCACAATGAGTTCGCGTCCGTAGCGGATCAATTCACCGGGGGCTCCCGTCGGAAGCGCTTTCACGTCGTACGCCGCAGCCGCAGGAGTAGAGCTGGGCTGATTGTTCGCGCACGCGGTCAGCGCCGCAACACAAACCAACGCCGATAAAACGCATCTCATGCAAACGTCAGCGTCAGATAGCTGTAATGGTAACGCTGCTGCAGTTCCGCGATCGCCGCAATCATCGCAGGCACCACGTGCGTTCCGGGAATCAAGTTGGTGAGAATATCGTTGGCCACATCGGTTGGGCTCATTCCGGTGGGCGCAAACCCGCCTTTGACGATCGCGCGGGCTTGTTCTTCGACCGCGGTGTGACAGGTAAGAAAAACGACGCCGCGGCTCTGCAGCGTTTCAATGGCCGTGTCCTGGAAGAGGCCTTGCGGATCGTTCGGATCGGAAGTGTTCTCAAATACAGTCGGCGGACGCAAGTAGATGTTGCTCGCGATCGGCTTTCCGGCCGCATCTTTAATTCCGAAGAATTCTCCGATACGGTATTTCTGCCACACCGCATCCGAATACGTGTAGGCGCTCGACGGTCCGTGCGGGGCGAACACCATGGTAATGCGATCGGGCCGGTAACCGAAGCCGAACTGCAACCCGTTTAAACCGTTCTTCATGTTGTTGAAGACCGCGGGATGGAACGCTACCGCCTCCCACAGTTGACGAACGTTTTGCGGCTTGTTCACCGCCCGGATAAAACCGGCGGCGTCGAAGTTTGCCTTGCGTTCGACAAAATCCGATCCGCCGGGGACCGTCGTCGCTGCATTGGCCGTGCCCGCCGCGATCGCCGCGAGCGAAGCCGAGGAAAGAAACGAGCCGCGGTTCATGAACTCTCCATTTCGCCTCCAGGAGTACGCCATGAAAGAGATTGATCCCACGCAGTCCACCGACCCCAGAGTAAGGCGAGCAACCTTCGTTGGGGCAACTGCGGCGGCAGCCGCAGGCACCGCCGTCCTCGGTACCGCGTTCGCGCAAAGCGACTTGGGCCAAGCTCACCCGCCGATCGTTGCCGAGAACGATCCCGCGATCGTGGTCGAGCACGTCGAGTTGCAAACTCCGGACGGCGCTCTTCCGGCATACGCGGCTACTCCGAAAGGGGCAACTGCGACGACGCCCTGCGTCGTAGTCGTGATGGCAATTTGGGGTCTTGACGTTTCGATTCGTGACGTCGTACGGCGTTTCGCGAAGGCCGGCTTCGCCGCCATCGCACCGGATCTGTACGGACGGCTCGGAGCGCCGAGCGGCGACGGCGTCAGCGACATCTCGATCTTCCGTCCGTTGGCGCAAAAGCTTCAGCGGCCGCAAACCGCGGCCGACATCAAGACGGCGGCCCAGTGGCTGAAGGCACGGCACGCCAAAGCACGCATAGGCGTGACCGGATTTTGCATGGGCGGAACGATCGCGCTGCGCCAAGCGATCGACAACGCGGACGTCTTCTCCGCCGACGCGGTTTGGTATGGCAGTGTGGCGGACATCGATCCGGCGGCGATTCACATGCCGATCGTGGGCAACTACGGCGAGCGTGACACCGGCATTCCGGCCGCCGACGTGCGCGCATTTCAAGCGAAGCTGCAAGTTCCGAACGACATCGTGATCTATCCCGAGGCCGGGCATGCGTTCTTCGACGATCAACGCCGTTCGTATGTAGCTTCCGCGGCCGAGGACGCGTGGCGCCGCACGCTGGCCTTCTTTACAAAGTATTTGACGGCGTAGCGCGAATCACTAAGGCGTGACGATCACGCTGGCCGTCCTTTTCGCAGTCGTCGCCGCCGCGCTCGGCGCGGCGATCACGTGGCTCGCAGTCGGCCGCGCGCGAGCGCATGAAGCCAACGTGCGCATCGCCGAAATGCAGCGCGACTCGTTCATCGCTCTCGCCAACGAACGATTCTCGGCCATCGTCTCACCGGTCCAACAGAAGCTCACCGAATTCGACGCGCTCGTGCGCGAGATGGAAGAGAAGCGGCTCGGCGCTTACGAGGGGCTGCGCGAGCAGATCGCCGGCCTGATCGATCGCAGCGGCAAAATGGAGACCGCTGCCACCAACCTCTCGGCCGCGCTGCGCAACCCGACCACGCGCGGAAAATGGGGCGAGATTCAATTGCGCCGCGTCGTGGAGCTGGCCGGCATGGAACCGTACTGCGACTTCGGCGAACAGCAGACGCTCGACACCGGCGATGAGCGCGGGCGCCCCGATCTGACCGTGCAGCTGCCCGGCAATTCGCGCATCTTCGTGGATGCGAAAGTTCCGCTCAACGCATTCCTCGAGGCGACCGAGCTGTCCGATGAAGCCGGACGGCGCGAGCGCTTCCGCGCTCACGCTTCAGCGTTCAAAGGTCACGTCGATCAGCTCGCACGGCGAAACTACCAGCGCGCCGAACGCTCCGCGGATTTCGTGGTGATGTTCGTGCCGGGCGAAGCCTTCCTGAGCGCAGCGTGCACCGAGAACCCGGATCTCATCGAGTACGCCGCCGGCAAAGACGTTTACATCGCGAGCCCGTTAACGATGATCGCGCTGTTGCGCTCCTATGCGTTGGGCTGGCAGCAGCGCCAGCAGGAAGAAAACGCCAAGAAGATCGCAGAGGCTGCGCGCGTGCTGTACGATCGCGTGGGCGTGTTTGCGGGACACATTGCCGCAATCGGCGCCAACCTCGAAAAAGCCGTCGTGGCGTATAACAGCGCAGTCGGCTCGATGGAGAGCCGCGTACTGCCGCAAGGCCGCAAGATCAGAGAGTTGGCGTCG from Candidatus Rubrimentiphilum sp. includes:
- a CDS encoding DNA recombination protein RmuC — its product is MTITLAVLFAVVAAALGAAITWLAVGRARAHEANVRIAEMQRDSFIALANERFSAIVSPVQQKLTEFDALVREMEEKRLGAYEGLREQIAGLIDRSGKMETAATNLSAALRNPTTRGKWGEIQLRRVVELAGMEPYCDFGEQQTLDTGDERGRPDLTVQLPGNSRIFVDAKVPLNAFLEATELSDEAGRRERFRAHASAFKGHVDQLARRNYQRAERSADFVVMFVPGEAFLSAACTENPDLIEYAAGKDVYIASPLTMIALLRSYALGWQQRQQEENAKKIAEAARVLYDRVGVFAGHIAAIGANLEKAVVAYNSAVGSMESRVLPQGRKIRELASLPDAELPELTPVELAPREITALDAQPRRRVNE
- a CDS encoding dienelactone hydrolase family protein yields the protein MNSPFRLQEYAMKEIDPTQSTDPRVRRATFVGATAAAAAGTAVLGTAFAQSDLGQAHPPIVAENDPAIVVEHVELQTPDGALPAYAATPKGATATTPCVVVVMAIWGLDVSIRDVVRRFAKAGFAAIAPDLYGRLGAPSGDGVSDISIFRPLAQKLQRPQTAADIKTAAQWLKARHAKARIGVTGFCMGGTIALRQAIDNADVFSADAVWYGSVADIDPAAIHMPIVGNYGERDTGIPAADVRAFQAKLQVPNDIVIYPEAGHAFFDDQRRSYVASAAEDAWRRTLAFFTKYLTA
- a CDS encoding c-type cytochrome produces the protein MRCVLSALVCVAALTACANNQPSSTPAAAAYDVKALPTGAPGELIRYGRELIVNTRAHMRANVVANMDCAACHIAGGTKPKGGSFVGIYGQFPQWNTRSHRVIALQDRLAECFLYSMNGKPPAYSSREMIAMVAYIAYLSRGTTVGATPDPAVRLTRFEPPQPANAPAGARLYTQRCAACHGASGSGSAVFPPLWGATSFNGGAGMHRLWTMAAFVRANMPQNAPGTLTAQQAYDVSAFVLSHSRPRFAGGRAVVFPAEPAKYF